The sequence below is a genomic window from Lolium perenne isolate Kyuss_39 chromosome 4, Kyuss_2.0, whole genome shotgun sequence.
agcgaggtggcggtggggttcgtgtgtcgagtcgccgacagatcgggcccttccccacttttcactcgtccggagtccccgatagaTCCCGGGGGACCggagatggcgtgggctcgccggatggatgcagggccaaatccggacgaaaacgaggaaccgggggcgcgactgggccgaatttcaccgtccggatggaaaaaacgtcgctcggagacctcatcggggagacgagtggagatgctctaagcatgtcaacTTGCCTGTCTGGAGTATGACAGAGCTGCTGAACATGGGGGGTGTATACTACAGTACTACAATTACTCACGCTGGAGAGGTCTACTCCTTTCTTAAGATAGGTACATCTAGCGTGCACATCTCTGGCGTAAAATGACTAACACCCATTGATGTCAATCCTGTACTTACGCGAGCGTCGGCGTCGTTGACGGGCCAAGATATAAATTTTGGTTCTTAAGTCTTGCGAGAGACGAAGATGCTATCAGCTGCTCGAGATAAATCGGAGCAGTACTGGCCATCAGAAGTATAAATTGCAGTGTAGGATTCAATTTGCTCGGTGCAGTTTTAATTGTGCACACCACTTTGCTGTCCTCCTATTTTTTTTTAAAGGTGAGGCTTTAGCCCTGCGTTAAACTAATATCCTTTTAACGGCAATGTTACACATATCGAAAACAAGGAAAAGATGAAAAGAAGCACAACTTGTTCACCAAGGCCTTCGTCCAGCTCCGTGATCCAACCGGAACAGAAGTAGAGTCCGTGAAGGTGCACGCCAATGAGAACCTCATGCCCTTGTCAACCTCAGGGAGGCGAGCCGTGTCGCAGTGGCATCATCCACCTCCGAAGAAAGTACCCTGCTTTCCCACTCGGATCGAGAGGTGCCGCACTCGTCAAGAGGTGGAGCAACTCCCCTGAGCATGCATGGCCAATGACACACACGTTGCAAGGAGGAAGATTCCGGGCACTACCGCCTCAACGCCGCCACCCACATACCAAACCGCCAACCACGACACCAACCACCACACTGTGATGCAAACTGTCAGGCAAGTCGCCATTGAACACACAGTGAGAAAGGGCTAGTGCCACCGGGCCAGGCCAAGAGTCGCCAAAGCTTTCCCAAAGCCGAGCCTTGAGAGCGCATGACCAACCACCGCACCCGCCACAAGCTACCACAAACCACCGCCGACCTACAAGCTACCACCAACCACCGCCGAGCTCAACCACCAGATCCGTTATCTCAAGGCAGCGTCTTCAAGAAGGGTACGACGCCGGAGTGCCGCCGCTGCCCAAGCCGAAGCTTGGGGTTTTCACTCGAGACAGTCAGGAAAGGGGGAgaggggaaacaaacctcgaagtCGCCTTGAAGAAGAAGAACGGTGCGCAGCGTCATCGACATCGTGGCCGCCATCGTCGGCCAAGGGTTTCCCCCGGTCAGCGCCACCTCCGGTCCACCCACCGACCGTCGGAGATCCAGGGCCAAAAAGGGCGGACGAGCAGCGCGGGGAGGAGCAACCGTCTTTAGATCTTGTTCACACAGGCCACGCCGCCTTGTTCAGATCTTATCCTCCTATTTCTCCTTAAGTACGTTTTTTTATACTTTGCTTTGTCAAACTCTTTTTCAGAATGAGACAAATCTTTTGCCTCCGTTGAAAAAAAAAacttggctgccatcctccaattTGATCTTGACGGCACACAGTACTGATCATGCCCCTCTCATTGGTGAATGTCTGCACGAATGCAGGCAAGCGGCCATATCTAATTCTAATCCTCTACTTGAGCCACTTATCTGTGATGATCTTCAAGCTGGAAGCGGAAATAGCCTGTGAATCCAAACCTAAATCTGATGCAAGTGCACACCTGTACCAGTACAAAAACAAACGAACAAAACCCAAAGAAGATCAGATAATGCAAACCCAAGATCGATTGGAGCCATGGACGGAGCGCTTGGATTATATTGCAGGCAGAGATCATTCCATGCACGCATGACCTGTCTGTTTCTCTCCCGATCGATCTCGTGCATGCATTGGATCCACCAAAGCTAAAGCTGATCTATCCGCGAGTGGAAAACAACAACCGTCCAAGCCTCCCCGTTACACTGCGCGCGCCGGCTAGTTTCCAAAAGCTTCAACCCCACTCAGCACAAGCCAACATATGGACATCGCAAACAAATTTCAAACTGCGATCGATTAGCGTTTGATCCATCCCAACCCAGCGACCTGCGCGAAGAGAGGGGTCGTCCCGCCGTGCCATGGGGCCCCGGTGGCAAGCTTTTTCTCGACGCTGCGCTGGGGAGGTAGCTCCAGCGGCAGAGGTCCCAGGCCGGGGCCGGGGccggcgcgcgcgcgcgcgcccaGCGGTTGACACTGCATGCTCGCCGTGGCAGGTGCACTTATTGCCCGACAGTGGCGGTGCATGCTTGCTTGCTGGCACCCTGCGCCACGCTGCCCAATGTTCTCGCACCCTAATTTCCTTCTGTTCATAATTATCCTAAGTTTTAGGTTTAATCAGAGCCAAAATTTTAAAGATTTGACAAAATAGTTTAGAAAAAATGAATCAATATCTTTTTTTTCGAAACACACAGTACCAGACGCTTACAAATACGTACATACTATGAAGGCATACATGTAGAACCTACCTCTATGATCACCCAGAGAGACCAGACCGAGTACAGTAAACTGATCCGGCGGGTCTTTGATATTGGCAAATTTACCATAGACGCCTCGGTATCGTCGGGAACATCGCCTCTCACTGAAAAATATTtacctttatgagacaccaaagtggtAAAATTGGGGTTTAAACTCTCATGGGTTGAGGGTGTCACTGCCCTCTAATCATCCAACCAGTTATTGATTCTCAAATGAATCAATACCTATGATAGTATTAAATTGACATCATGATAGTTTTTGTCAAATAATATGTATAGAATAAATCAATTTTTTTTCATAACACACAGTACTAGACACTTACAAATACATACATACTATGAAGGCATACATGTAGAACCTACCTCTATGATCACCCAGAGAGTCCGAGTACAATAAACTGATCCGGCGGGTCTTTGATATTGGCAAAGTTACTCCGGAGGCCGCTCATCCCCGTAGCCTCGAGCCCCCATCCCCGTCCCTGCCTAGCTGCCGCCGACAAAGGCGGCGGTGGCGACGCTCATCCCGCCAAGGGCGGCATGCTCTTCGGTGGTGGCGCGTCCTGTGGTGCTCCATGTGGTGGGGCACGGCGTCGGGCGTGTCTTGTGACGGTCCTGCAGAGGAGGTGTTGAGTTGATGGGCGCTTGAAGGGGAGGCTACTGCAGCGCGCCATGGTTGGTGGCGGTGCTTGACCTACCGACGGTGGAGCGGGCCGATCTGGGCCCAATGGGGCTGGCTGTCCTACTGATGGCCGTGGTCGTCCCTTGAGCGATCTCGCATGTTGGTGACCCGTGTGCAGCATTGGCTTGTCCGGCGGCCGCGTTCTCGCCAGTCTCCTCCTTGGCATCTTGGCACTTCGTGGGCTCCTTTGTTATCAGCTGGTGGCGTGGGGGCTACTGACACGGCCTTGAATAATGGTGGTTGTCCTAGGGTTGCAACTCACGCTGTAAGGATGATGATCTGCAAGATGCGAGTTCTCATCGATCTGGCTGGAGTGTTGTGTTTGGGAAGGCTCAGCTGGCGAACTCCATGGCGATTCCATCCTTGAGATTGCTGGAtcaggtggtattcggtcgtgcgcactcgTGTTTTTCGCTGGCCGTTTGGTTTGAGAGGGGGCGTTGCGAAGCTCCGCTGGATATTACCATCATGTAGCTCACTTTGACGGTCCATGTTGAAGTCAGCCGAAAAATGCCATTGAAGTTGGGATCTGAGGACTAGCTATGGTGGTCCCAGTCTTTGTGGCGACATGAAATTGGCTTGGTGATTTTTTACTTGAAGCAGCGACATTGTAAGTGGGGGCGTCAGCACAGGAGAAGTTCAAAGTCTGGCCTCTCAGGGTGAAAATTCAAGGTGtggtcttaattggttgtgcctggcaataacCTTGTTGAAGGTATTGTTTTGTGAGCGAGGACTTTCTCCAGGttaaaaacctaagatctttgatcgaacGACGACGACGCTTGTGTACTGTTTCTTTCTTGGAGGTGGTGGTGTTAGTGATGCTGCTATAAGGGAGTGATCAGTATAATTGGACTTTTCTTTTAttatatttctttttcttttttgggtctgtgtaTCTGTATTGCCAATAGGGCAATGCATTGTTGCAGAgggtgggtgtaattggtatctttgagATATTAATATATGATCTTTGTTGGAAAAAAAAGTATGCTCCAGGGAAATATCAGATTTCGAGTTTCTGGATCGGATGATggcagcgtgcccgtgtcgctTCTCTCCCCTTCGAGGCATCATCTTTGGAGTCATATATCGGTTGGATTGACCGATGGATTGCTTCGGCTATGGGCGTAGGTCTCCACGTGCTCCCACGATGTGGCCAGGGTGGAGCGTCGTGGCATATGCCGCATCGTCGACGGCGAGTCTCGGCTGCATGGTGCATCACATTTTTGGCGGCGAACGAGTGATGATCCACAGCTGCATGGGATTGGTTGTGACTCCTGGCTGGCCGGTGGACGTCATGGTGATGCCTCTGAAGTTAGATGATGTGTGAAGGTTTAGGTCAGGAACTCAACCGCAATCATGGCCACCCCTTTCATCAAACTTGTACGTGCAGCAACAGTCGTGATTTTCTTGTTGCTCGATGTATTAATTTGTAAATCCTTGTTAAAAAATATATAATACTCCCTTCTttcaaaaaagataaaatttgtGTAAACTTGAATGTGTCTGGACACTAAAACACGTCTAAATACATTTAAATTTAGGCAACGGTGAAAATCTTTTTATGAAGGAAGTGAGTTAAAATGTTGCCGGGTGGGaggaaaattttttttttttggagaaaatTTTAACCATGCGTCCGAGAGAGtaaataagagcatctccaacaggcgcgctatatcGCGGCGCGCTAAAACTAAGAATCCGCGCGCGGTAAACAGATAGCGCGCGCTGTGCCGTTTTTTCCTCCGCCGGACGCGCTAATATGCAGCGCGTGCGCGCGCAGGAAAAATGGTCCTCCGGCAGGCGCGGCAAAATACAGCGCGCGCGGGCGCGGAAAACAGATTTGTAGACTATTTTGCATTCACAAAGATCAAATAAACACACATAATTGCATTCACAATTCATGAAACAAATGACACAAAGTGCAACAacatcacatagttcaacaaggaCACACAAAATGACGTAGTTCAACAATGACACACGACATATGGTTCAAATGGACAAAGGTGCCGAGGTGCGGCCGTTTGGTCGACGGCGCCTTCCCCCTCCTCGGCGCGGGCCGCGCGTTGCCGGCGCCTGCGTCATCTGCGCCGCGCGCGCGCAACGTCTGCGGTGCCCAGCAGCGCGGCGGGACGAAGAGCGCCGCGCGGCGGCCCGTTGGGTTCCCGGCGTCggcgccgccgctagggtttggcggtggcgcggcggaagtggcggcggcggagggtgtgACAGAGTAGGGAGGGGTTGGCGGGTTGCCGGaggggtcgtccatcgtcgggatCGCCGGCGGCGCGCGGAGACGACGGATTGGGCTCGGGGCAGCGACGCGGAGGCGGAAGTTTCAGCGCGGCGGATTTTTCGCGCTTGGACGAGCGatgccgcgcgctgtagccgacgcgccagatatgccgctccggattgtgcaaaacgccgcgcgccctaaattttttacagcgccgcgccgtttaccgcgcctgctggagcgccactttccctcccgcgcgcgctatatcggacgtttttatgccgcgcggcctatatagcgcgcctgttggagatgctctaacaaagGCGAGGTACACGGACGAGTGGCTGGGCTCTTTTTTAGCACCGCAAAGCGCGCGAGGTGACGTTTATAACAGTGTGACGCTGTGCGCTCGTAGCTGCTGTGTGTGCGTTATAAAGAGGAGCAGAGCATGGGCTTTGGTACTAGGATGTTCCATTCCCACGCCACACGCATCGATCGATCGATCATAGTGGCATGATGACGACCTCAAATcccttcttctccctcctcgTCTCCTCCATTCCTCTAGTAAAACCCGTGGGGCCCGACCAACGCCTACCAAGCCAGCGCGCGGTAGTAATATAAGCTGCTGACTCGTACTACCTCCGGCAGTAGTCGCATTTGCAGCCAGCTAGTAGAGTAGTGGGAGTGAAGAGCTAGCTAGCAACCGCCGGCCGGCCTCGCTAGGGAAATGGAGACGGCGTTGGGGGAAGGGAGGAAGCTGCCGCACCATGTGAGTGGCAGGATGACGGCGGAGGCGAGCCCGGAGCGGGGCAGGCCGGTGTACCCGCCGGCGAGGTCGGCGCCGGCGAGGCCCATGCGGCGGGTGCAGATCATCTACTACCTCTGCCGGAACGGCCAGCTCGAGCACCCGCATTTCATGGAGCTCGCGCAGCATCCCCACCAGCCGCTTCGCCTCAAAGGTACCCGCCTTTGCCTGCATTGCAGATATTGTTGCTACATCTATCTGCTACCTCCGTCAGCCTCAAGCTTTGTAAACTGAAAGATTCGTGGGTTTCTCCTGTTTCTTGGTGTGAACTGAAGATGTGATGGACAAGCTGACGGTGCTGAGGGGGAAAGGCATGCCTGCTCTCTTCTCATGGTCTTGCAAGAGGTACTACCCATTTCCAGGCCGTTCACACCCTCGTCTTCGTAAATGTATTTTTAGAAATACTGTGCTGCAACTTGCACATTTTTTTACGATGAAAGCTGCATCTTACACATGGTTTTGCATCTGCAGGAACTACAAGAACGGCTACGTGTGGAACGACCTCTCGGACAACGATGTCATCTACCCTTCGGACGGCGTGGAGTACGTCCTCAAGGGCTCCGAGATATTCCCTGGCTGTTCTTCTGGTAATGGCCATTATCTCGCTGTAATTTACAGTAACTGTCACCTGTGTAGAGAACTTGAGATTAGAAATGAACATGATTTGCATGATGCATGTAAACCaagattttcatttatttattttagTACAACTTGATTTTTTTGTTCCTTCTTTTCCTAGAAAAAACCAGCCGTCTTGTTGATTGAAAACGAGCGCCTTTTCATGTCTCTCTCCTTTCTCATTGTCAACTCGTTTTCAAATGAATGGTCCAAAGCTGGTGAGGGCAGGAAGTACAGCTACTTCCTGCACCTTGCACGTTCCCTTTCTGCACTCGGTCGCATCGTAAGTCGCGAAGACTTTATTAGCCAACAGGCAGCAGCCCAAGGCTTCAATTCCTTGTCCTGTTTTCTCCCTGAGGTTAATGCAGCATGCGCATTAGCAGTATGGACTGGCAGTGTGGCACCACACTAGTCACTAGTAAGAAGTCTATCATGCGCAGCAGTGTCTATTAAAGTAACACACTGCATCAGCTGAACTTtagcatgcgcactgttaactgttcAACTTGACGATCTTGTAATCTTAATTTTGTTTTTGGCTGAAACCACAGTTGCAGCAGACCGGTTCCAGCACCTCCGGGTGACCGACCGGTCGCCGACGAAGCCGCCGCTGGCGTTGCCAGCGCACAGCCACAAGCAGTACGTGGAAAACGGGTACCGGGACGACGCCGGCGAGGAGGATCCCGAGGACGAGGAGCAGCTGGGGTACCCGTACCACCGGCGCGCCGTCGCCGCAGCCCGTCTCGCCCGGCATGACAACAAGCCCGTGTCGGTGCGCACAAGCCGCGGCCACCCCGTGGAGCTGCCGGTCGAGGAGACCTCGCCGCCGTCCTCGACCTCCTCCGACAAGCCGCCGGTGCCTCGGCAGGCGAGCCGCTGCGAGGGGGAGGAGGGCGAGCCGAACCGGGCCGGGTCGATGCTCCTGCAGCTCATTGCGTGCGGGTCGGCCACCGCCGGCTCGGCCAAGTGCGGCGGCGGGCGGGCCGAGCCGAGGCGGAGCTGCGGGCTAGTGAGCCGGCTCTCGTCGCGCGCTGGcgcggaggaggatgaggaggacgaggagggggAGGGCGGGGAGCTGAGGCGGCGGCTGGGGCAGATGCGGGTGGACGAGAAGTACTTCAGCGGCAGCATCGTGGAGAGCGGCGGCCGCGGCACCCCGCTGCCGGCGTCGTCGCTCAAACGCTCCAACTCGTACAACGAGGAGAGGTAATTAACATTGGAGATCTCTTTTGTCTTAACATTATCACAACAATTCCTCCCTGTTTACCCTTATTAAGCTTGTACGGTTGTCCCTCAAGTTCCAAGTACTATCTTCTTTGTCTAAACTTCAAGATGCATCAAGTTAGAGTACCTCTGATCACATTAGGTCTGTCGTTTGCAGAACAAATGTGTGACCGATTATAACTAGGTCATGTCATGTAGAGGTAGTAGCCCACGAAGTTTGGTCTGTAGCCAACTACTAGCCATCACAGTACAGGAGTCACACCAGCAGGTCAAAAGGCCAACATGCATGCATGTCCTTGCTTGGTCCtggaaaaatgaaaagaaaaggcttgcatgcatgcatatatGTCGTCGCTCGCCAACAAAGCCGAAGCACGCTGCATGATCCAGCGGTTCATCCAGGATCCTAGACTGGTACAATAGCACGAGCATTATTGCCGGAGGAAGTACCATTCGTACTCGATGGTACTGTTTCCATGGATTCTCATTGGCGGTGTGCTGTACCACCGTAGCATGTTTAGGCTGTCATGTGGAACGGAGGAAACTTTGCGTCGTGATTGCAGTGTGCACTGTGAATGCTCATGCTCGGACCACCTCCCGCTCTGTTGGGCCGTTCATCGAGCAGCCCAACTGTGTCACTGTTCATCAAGACAGAATATTACTCTGTTCGGCTCTGAAAATAAACGCTGCTAATGATGTTTTTGGGTGCTTAATTTTCAGGAGTTCCAGGCTCGGCGCCGGAGCGATCGGCGCGGAAGCAGCGGACGAGCGGACTATACCGGAGGATGGGATGATGAGGGGAAGGTGCATTCCGGGCAGGAAGAGGCAGCAGCAGAAATAGGGCGGCCGGCCGGCGCCTCGGTTATCCAGATTAGTTTGCTGGAATCTAAGCATCTTGTTCGAGTACAAGTAGTACATTAGCATCTCTACGTGCTTGTAATGGGCGACGTGTCCAGTGCTCAGAGCTTAGCAGAAGTAGGCTTTGCCAGAATTTTTAGGTAGTTCCATGGATCCATTTCTTCGTTGTCAAGTGATGGCTCGCGTATCACTTAATTTTGGATCCTGTGTGGAAGGAGGAAGGTCATTTTGCATCATGTATGGACGGAGTAGTATGTTGATACGGACTGGTAGAAGTTGTGGCGCTACCGCTACGTAAGTgcctcgtttttttttttttatgagGGGAAAGTGCCTCGTTGTTCGAAAGTGACTACTGCGTGTGTACTTCTTGACGCTGTGTGTCAGCAATTTGGTAGGCCTCTCCTGGGTCGTGTTCGGTAAAAACTACAAGTCCGCGGAACGCTTGCGGCATCTCCAGCTGTCCGATACATTTCGAACACAATTTATGTTTATTTTGATCTGTTTGCGTTGGGTCGTAGATAACGTAATAGTCATACCTTCTCCTCATCCACACCCTTTCGCATCAGGGGGATCTCGTCCAGCTTGCCCTCCTTGGACTTTTTCGCGAGATACACAAGGTAGTTGAAGTAGTTCTCGGTGTCGTCTCGCTCCTCCTCTTATTCCGTACCCTTCTCCTCCTTCACCGGCGCGAGCAGAGCGGCGTAGATGTACATGTTGTCGCCGAGGAACACCGCTCGGCGCTTCGAATCCCATTCAAGGTGGCCAAACGAGTCCCACATTGGTGACTCAAAGCCAAATGCCGGGTTGACGAGGAGATCTGCTGGCAGAAGGGCCCTTCGTCGGGTAATCTCCCGGCGCTGCTCATGTCCCTGC
It includes:
- the LOC127297070 gene encoding protein SOSEKI 2, translated to MTAEASPERGRPVYPPARSAPARPMRRVQIIYYLCRNGQLEHPHFMELAQHPHQPLRLKDVMDKLTVLRGKGMPALFSWSCKRNYKNGYVWNDLSDNDVIYPSDGVEYVLKGSEIFPGCSSVAADRFQHLRVTDRSPTKPPLALPAHSHKQYVENGYRDDAGEEDPEDEEQLGYPYHRRAVAAARLARHDNKPVSVRTSRGHPVELPVEETSPPSSTSSDKPPVPRQASRCEGEEGEPNRAGSMLLQLIACGSATAGSAKCGGGRAEPRRSCGLVSRLSSRAGAEEDEEDEEGEGGELRRRLGQMRVDEKYFSGSIVESGGRGTPLPASSLKRSNSYNEERSSRLGAGAIGAEAADERTIPEDGMMRGRCIPGRKRQQQK